Proteins encoded together in one Mycolicibacter minnesotensis window:
- a CDS encoding cation:proton antiporter has protein sequence MPSLLTITYHFFFQIVVILLTYRLLWPVLRRLAQVQVVAIMVAGFLLGPSVLGWIWPAGQQWLFPTKLTLGSETFTHPNLTVIYVVGQLGLVLYMFLVGASFKLDILTAHWRQAGVTSAAGIGVPLVLGGVLGAWMVSRGGYFTDNVVSWQGALFVAAAVAITAFPMLAWIVYDSGLLNTRLGTVSLSCAAFDDACSWVLLATVVATAKGSLFGAVLAIGGGLAYLVFMIYVGRPLLARLETWSPPRADIERTGGLPIAHTSVVLLTVLAASCFTDFVGIYSVFGAFVAGAVMPRGELLTQIRQHFEPLTAYLLIPAFFIYSGLNTQLRLILDGPTLLMAMIVLVVSFTAKFGAVGLAARWQGMSRLEAASMGALANARGLMELILLNIGFEAGLISGKLYTILALMTIVTTLVATPLQRQFERRLWKTGARFGADGEEPYGNDHPRNGHAAAQPAAARSEQTPPPSKGKSHARFHA, from the coding sequence GTGCCTTCCCTGCTGACGATCACCTACCACTTCTTCTTCCAGATCGTGGTCATCCTGCTCACCTACCGACTGCTGTGGCCCGTACTGCGACGCCTGGCCCAGGTACAGGTGGTGGCGATCATGGTGGCCGGATTCCTGCTCGGTCCTTCCGTTCTGGGGTGGATATGGCCGGCTGGGCAGCAATGGCTGTTCCCCACGAAGTTGACCCTCGGGTCGGAGACCTTCACCCACCCGAACCTGACGGTCATCTACGTCGTTGGGCAACTGGGCCTGGTGCTGTACATGTTTCTGGTGGGGGCTTCGTTCAAACTCGACATCCTCACCGCGCATTGGCGGCAGGCCGGCGTGACCTCAGCGGCCGGCATCGGTGTTCCCCTCGTGCTCGGGGGAGTCCTGGGTGCGTGGATGGTAAGCCGTGGCGGCTATTTCACCGACAATGTCGTGTCGTGGCAGGGTGCCCTGTTCGTCGCGGCCGCCGTGGCCATCACCGCCTTCCCCATGCTGGCCTGGATCGTCTACGACTCCGGGCTGCTCAACACGCGATTGGGCACGGTGTCGCTGTCGTGCGCTGCCTTCGACGACGCATGCTCATGGGTGCTGTTGGCGACCGTGGTGGCCACGGCGAAGGGAAGCCTCTTCGGTGCCGTGCTGGCCATCGGAGGCGGGCTGGCCTACCTGGTATTCATGATCTATGTCGGCCGGCCGTTGCTGGCGCGGCTGGAGACATGGTCGCCGCCGCGCGCCGACATTGAACGCACGGGCGGACTGCCGATTGCCCACACCAGCGTTGTTCTGCTGACCGTACTGGCGGCGAGCTGCTTCACCGATTTCGTCGGAATCTATTCGGTATTCGGCGCTTTCGTTGCCGGCGCCGTGATGCCGCGCGGCGAGCTGCTGACGCAGATCCGTCAGCACTTCGAACCCCTCACGGCGTACCTGCTGATCCCAGCCTTCTTCATCTACTCGGGACTGAACACCCAGCTCCGGCTGATACTGGACGGTCCGACGCTGCTGATGGCGATGATCGTGCTGGTGGTGTCTTTCACCGCCAAGTTCGGGGCAGTGGGACTGGCCGCCCGCTGGCAGGGAATGAGTCGGCTCGAAGCCGCGTCGATGGGTGCACTTGCCAATGCCCGTGGCTTGATGGAACTGATTCTCCTCAATATCGGTTTCGAAGCCGGCCTGATCTCCGGGAAGCTGTATACGATTCTGGCGCTCATGACGATCGTCACGACACTGGTGGCCACCCCCTTGCAGCGACAATTCGAGCGCCGATTGTGGAAAACCGGCGCGCGGTTCGGCGCCGACGGCGAGGAGCCCTACGGTAATGATCACCCGCGTAACGGGCATGCGGCGGCGCAACCCGCTGCGGCACGTTCAGAACAGACCCCACCACCGTCGAAAGGTAAGTCACATGCGCGCTTTCACGCCTAG
- a CDS encoding DUF1295 domain-containing protein: protein MVRPGKTASLSLIGVAYLIAFGVAGAWLGWGPDTGRLWLDTLIADVLATVVVFVFSRCFGNSSFYDAYWSVIPPLLVAYWWFQSLPHVDTTRCVLIAVVVGLWAVRLTANWAWGFPGMHHEDWRYPLLRERAGRWEFVADLFAIHLIPTLQVFVGLVPVYVAVTRPDRGLPWLSVIAFAIGISAVLLELVADVQLHRFVRDRTPGMAMDRGIWGWSRHPNYFGEISFWFACALFGVAAAPAQAWWMFFGVLAIVAMFLGASIPMMEERSLQRRPEYQDVIDRVPRLVPRPPRPGHHLRS from the coding sequence ATGGTGAGGCCGGGCAAGACGGCGTCACTGTCGCTGATCGGTGTGGCCTACCTCATCGCGTTCGGCGTCGCCGGCGCGTGGCTGGGATGGGGGCCGGACACGGGGCGACTCTGGCTGGATACGTTGATCGCTGATGTGTTGGCCACCGTGGTGGTCTTCGTCTTCAGTAGGTGCTTCGGCAACTCCAGCTTCTACGACGCCTATTGGAGCGTCATTCCGCCCCTGTTAGTGGCGTATTGGTGGTTTCAGTCGCTTCCTCACGTCGATACCACGCGTTGCGTATTGATCGCTGTGGTGGTGGGGCTGTGGGCGGTTCGGCTCACCGCCAACTGGGCGTGGGGATTTCCCGGAATGCACCATGAGGATTGGCGATATCCCCTGCTACGCGAACGCGCTGGCCGCTGGGAGTTCGTCGCGGACCTGTTCGCCATTCATCTGATACCCACCCTTCAGGTGTTCGTCGGCCTGGTGCCGGTCTACGTTGCGGTGACACGGCCGGACCGGGGACTGCCGTGGCTTTCTGTTATCGCGTTTGCCATCGGCATTTCCGCGGTGCTGCTGGAACTGGTGGCAGACGTGCAGCTACACCGGTTCGTCCGGGATCGGACTCCAGGCATGGCGATGGATCGCGGGATATGGGGCTGGTCGCGGCATCCCAACTATTTCGGTGAGATCAGCTTCTGGTTTGCGTGCGCGCTGTTCGGGGTTGCCGCCGCGCCGGCTCAGGCGTGGTGGATGTTCTTCGGTGTGCTGGCGATCGTCGCGATGTTCCTGGGCGCCAGCATTCCGATGATGGAGGAGCGCAGCCTGCAGCGCAGGCCCGAATACCAGGATGTGATCGACCGAGTGCCGCGCCTGGTGCCCCGCCCGCCGCGTCCGGGCCACCACCTCAGGTCATAG
- a CDS encoding ABC transporter ATP-binding protein yields MKADRDLAVQVRNLCKSYGRVQALQGLDLDIARGEIFAILGPNGAGKSTTIEILEGHRKRDSGQVSVLGQDPGSAGRYWRARIGIVLQETSDFGMLTVQETVQMFAKCYGTARTSADLLDLVGLSPSARARVRTLSGGQRRRLDVALGIIGYPELLFLDEPTTGFDPEARRAFWDLIRLLASDGTTIVLTTHYLEEAAALADRVAVVSGGRLAALDSPARLTAHIASGATVTWLEGDLPQVHQTDRPTELIRRLSAEGRELAQLTVTRPTLEDAYLSLIEGGLR; encoded by the coding sequence ATGAAAGCCGATCGCGACCTGGCGGTGCAGGTACGGAATCTCTGCAAGAGCTACGGGCGGGTGCAGGCCCTGCAAGGCCTGGATCTTGACATCGCCCGCGGGGAGATATTCGCCATCCTCGGGCCCAACGGTGCCGGCAAATCAACGACGATCGAGATCCTGGAGGGCCATCGGAAGCGCGATTCCGGGCAGGTCAGCGTCTTAGGGCAGGACCCCGGCTCCGCAGGACGATATTGGCGGGCCAGGATTGGGATCGTCTTGCAGGAGACCAGCGACTTCGGGATGCTGACCGTGCAGGAGACCGTCCAGATGTTCGCCAAATGTTATGGCACGGCACGAACTTCTGCCGATCTCCTTGACCTCGTCGGGCTCTCCCCGAGCGCGCGTGCGCGGGTGCGGACACTGTCCGGTGGACAGCGGCGCCGGCTGGACGTCGCGCTGGGGATCATCGGATATCCGGAACTGCTCTTCCTGGACGAGCCGACCACCGGCTTCGATCCGGAAGCGCGGCGCGCGTTCTGGGATCTGATCCGGCTGTTGGCCTCCGACGGCACGACCATCGTGCTGACCACTCACTACTTGGAAGAGGCTGCTGCCCTGGCAGATCGGGTCGCGGTGGTCTCAGGCGGACGGCTTGCCGCCCTGGATTCGCCCGCGCGCCTGACCGCGCACATCGCTTCGGGCGCGACCGTGACGTGGCTGGAGGGTGACTTACCCCAGGTTCATCAGACCGATCGCCCGACCGAGTTGATCAGACGCCTCTCTGCGGAGGGCAGGGAGCTGGCTCAACTAACTGTCACCCGTCCCACCCTCGAAGACGCTTATCTGAGCCTGATCGAAGGAGGCCTGAGGTGA
- a CDS encoding PE-PPE domain-containing protein: protein MRAFTPSHITAVVAATGLTAGALANVPVASAASVAPIEVALTAGGSLGDGTALIMGGTSIPQPNQLYLDAANQLYLEPLGFGGTLQSLFTPENISATSQARGMQILDSTILQKIANGDVSAENPLVVFGYSQSAAISSAVMRQLAGQDVPSDFVRFVLIGNPANPVGGMTVETSGLYPQYLADYVATPNNLYRADIYTHEYDGVAAFPTYPLNLLSVLNAAMGFIYSHGTYLSLTPEQISNAVLLPTSDSDTLVNYYMIPSESLPLLNPLRLIPIAGQPLYDLLEPVTRVLVNLGYGNIEHGWSPADADVVTGPGLFPTDLNFGDVVTALGNGLQQGINDFVEALFDPATYQITPLLDNPSLTDLEVAGYLFGFLPSPNPTAAEALQGISELFQAFSAMT from the coding sequence ATGCGCGCTTTCACGCCTAGTCACATCACCGCCGTTGTTGCCGCCACCGGTCTGACTGCCGGCGCGCTGGCGAACGTACCTGTCGCATCGGCGGCTTCGGTGGCGCCCATCGAGGTTGCGCTGACTGCCGGGGGATCGCTGGGTGACGGGACCGCTTTGATCATGGGTGGCACCAGCATTCCGCAGCCGAACCAGCTTTACCTGGATGCGGCCAACCAGCTCTATCTCGAGCCGCTCGGGTTCGGGGGCACCCTCCAGTCGTTGTTCACGCCCGAGAACATCAGCGCGACTTCGCAGGCGCGGGGTATGCAGATTCTCGATTCGACCATCCTGCAGAAGATCGCCAATGGCGACGTCAGCGCCGAGAACCCGCTGGTGGTGTTCGGCTATTCGCAGAGCGCGGCCATCTCCTCGGCGGTCATGCGGCAGCTGGCTGGGCAGGACGTTCCCAGCGATTTCGTGCGTTTCGTACTGATCGGCAATCCTGCCAATCCGGTCGGCGGAATGACGGTGGAGACCAGCGGTCTCTACCCGCAATACCTGGCCGACTACGTGGCCACCCCGAACAATCTCTATCGCGCTGACATCTACACCCATGAATACGACGGTGTCGCAGCGTTTCCGACGTATCCACTCAACCTACTGTCGGTCCTCAACGCCGCGATGGGCTTCATCTATTCGCACGGCACCTACTTGAGCCTGACTCCCGAACAGATCAGCAACGCCGTCCTGTTGCCCACCTCCGACAGCGACACGCTGGTCAACTACTACATGATCCCGTCCGAGAGCCTGCCGCTGCTCAACCCGTTGCGCTTGATCCCCATTGCCGGGCAACCCCTGTATGACCTGCTCGAACCCGTGACTCGTGTTCTGGTGAACCTCGGCTACGGCAACATCGAACACGGCTGGTCGCCCGCCGACGCCGATGTGGTCACCGGCCCCGGCCTGTTTCCGACCGACCTGAATTTCGGCGATGTGGTGACGGCTCTGGGTAACGGCCTGCAGCAGGGAATCAACGACTTCGTCGAGGCCCTCTTCGATCCGGCCACCTACCAGATCACGCCACTGCTGGACAACCCCTCGCTGACCGATCTTGAGGTGGCCGGCTACCTCTTCGGCTTCCTGCCTTCGCCGAACCCGACGGCGGCAGAGGCGCTGCAGGGAATCAGCGAGTTGTTCCAGGCCTTCAGCGCTATGACCTGA
- a CDS encoding ABC transporter permease — protein MEFVDEEPDLRRAGTHARSELPSALRIGFSRVLPELKMFYRRPEQVALTFSMPAVICLLLGSIFTARVPGAQTTTGAVIAASMFAYGILSTSFTNLGISIAADRETGALRRLRGTPATASSYFIGKIMLVAIASFAEAVVLLALGVLVFHLRLPADLFGWFTLGWVSVLGIVSCSLLGILVSNFASNAVSAAVLTNGPAVGLQFVSGTYVPLMLIPTWMLAIGSLFPVKWMAQGFRSVLLPEEMAAFEPAGTWEHWRIFEVLTAWSVVGLLACLLVFRWSDRG, from the coding sequence ATCGAGTTCGTCGACGAGGAGCCCGATCTGCGTCGAGCCGGTACGCACGCCAGATCGGAACTTCCCTCGGCGTTGCGTATCGGCTTCTCGCGCGTCCTGCCCGAGTTGAAGATGTTCTACCGCCGCCCAGAACAGGTAGCGCTGACCTTCTCGATGCCCGCGGTGATCTGTCTTCTTCTGGGATCCATCTTCACCGCGCGGGTGCCCGGCGCCCAGACCACCACGGGTGCCGTGATCGCCGCCAGCATGTTCGCCTACGGAATCCTGTCGACGTCGTTCACCAATCTCGGAATCAGCATTGCGGCTGACCGGGAGACCGGTGCCCTGCGGCGACTGCGCGGTACGCCGGCAACGGCGTCGTCGTATTTCATCGGCAAGATCATGCTGGTCGCGATTGCGAGCTTCGCCGAGGCTGTGGTCCTGCTGGCGTTGGGGGTTCTGGTTTTTCACCTTCGCCTGCCCGCGGACTTGTTCGGATGGTTCACGCTGGGCTGGGTTTCGGTGCTGGGGATCGTCAGCTGTTCGCTGCTGGGCATCTTGGTCAGTAACTTCGCGAGCAACGCAGTGTCGGCCGCCGTCCTCACCAACGGCCCCGCGGTGGGCCTACAGTTCGTCTCGGGCACCTATGTGCCGCTGATGCTGATACCGACCTGGATGCTGGCGATCGGATCGCTGTTTCCTGTCAAGTGGATGGCCCAGGGATTTCGCTCGGTATTGCTACCGGAGGAGATGGCCGCCTTCGAACCGGCAGGAACCTGGGAACACTGGCGGATCTTCGAGGTCCTGACCGCCTGGAGTGTGGTCGGACTTCTGGCCTGCCTGCTGGTGTTCCGCTGGTCGGATCGGGGCTGA